Genomic DNA from Mycobacterium stomatepiae:
CGGCGCACCGCCAGCAGCACGCCGGGCACGAACGACGTGCGGTCCAGGCTGTCGTGGCGGATGGTCAGCGTCTCCCCCTCGGTGCCGAACAGCACCTCCTGGTGCGCGACCAGCCCGGCCAGCCGCACCGAGTGCACCGGGATTCCGTCGACGTCGGCGCCCCGGGCGCCGGGCAGGCCGGTGCTGGTGGCATCGGGGTTGGGGGGCAAGCCTTTTCGCGCCTCGGCGATCAGCTTGGCGGTACGGGTCGCGGTGCCCGACGGGGCGTCGGCCTTATGCGGGTGATGCAGCTCGACGATCTCGGCGGAGTCGAAGAAGGGCGCGGCCTGCTTGGCGAAATGCATCGATAGCACGGCGCCGATCGCGAAGTTCGGTGCGATCAGCACCGAAGTTTTCGGGCTGTCGGCCAGCCAGGCCTCGACCTGCTGCAATCGCTCCGAGGTGAAGCCGGTAGTACCGACCACGGCGTGAATTCCGTTGGCGATCAAGAACTCCAGGTTGCCCATCACCACGCCGGGGTGGGTGAAGTCGATGACGACCTCGGTGTCGCCGTCGGTGAGCAGGCTCATCGGATCGCCGGCGTCGACCTCGGCAGACAACGTCAGATCCTCGGCGGCCCGCACCCCGGCCACCATCGCCGACCCCACCTTGCCCTTGGCTCCCAGCACTCCTACCCGCATGGCCTTCACCCTAGACGTGCGGTTCTCGGGGTTTGTCCACAGTTGCGCCTTTGTCCACAGGTGGCGCGTTTGCCGTGGCTGCGGGCGATTTTGGACCATAGAATTCGAACATGCATTCGATTGAAGTTCCGGCAGAGGTGTCGGCCGCCCTGGACGCGCAGGACGCCGGCGATGCCGCGATCCGCGGCTTGAACTTCGATACGTTGAGCCCCATCGTGCGGCTGCGCGTGCTCGAACGGATGGAAGCCTCGCACCGGCGGCGGATCGCGGCGAGCCACGACGTCATTGCGAGCTTGGCGAAGGAGGAGCCCGCCGATGTGGGTGGCCCCGCCTACAAGGTCATCGCCGATCGGCTACGGATCAGCTACGCTGAGACCCGCCGGCGGGTTCGGGATGCCCAACAGCTCTCTGCGCGTGTGACTCTCACCGGCCAGGAGCTGCCGCCGGAGCTGCCGGCCACCGCCACGGTCTGGCGAGAGGGCAGGCTTGACGCGCAGCATCTGCGCGTGATTCAAGCCTTCGTCCGCGACCTTCCCGACGCGACACCCGCCGATGCCGTCGAGGACGCCGAGCGTTTCCTGGCCGAGCAAGCCACCAAACTGCGTCCCGATCAGCTGGAACGGGCCGCACATCGAATTGCGTTGCACATCAACCCCGACGGGAAGTTCTCCGACTCGGACCGCGCGCGCCAGCGCGGCTTCGC
This window encodes:
- the dapB gene encoding 4-hydroxy-tetrahydrodipicolinate reductase; the protein is MRVGVLGAKGKVGSAMVAGVRAAEDLTLSAEVDAGDPMSLLTDGDTEVVIDFTHPGVVMGNLEFLIANGIHAVVGTTGFTSERLQQVEAWLADSPKTSVLIAPNFAIGAVLSMHFAKQAAPFFDSAEIVELHHPHKADAPSGTATRTAKLIAEARKGLPPNPDATSTGLPGARGADVDGIPVHSVRLAGLVAHQEVLFGTEGETLTIRHDSLDRTSFVPGVLLAVRRIKEHPGLTVGLEPLLNLQ